Below is a window of Variovorax terrae DNA.
ATCGTCGCGGCCGAGCATTTCGCGAACTTCTTCATGAACAACATGCCGGCCTACGCGATCGGCATGGCCGACCACTACGAGGGCCCGATCGAGGACCCGCAGTGGCTGGGCATCCAGAAGACCCGCGTGCCCGGCAACGCCGCGCTGTCGCAGCGCCTGATCCGCGAGGTGATGCAGACGGTGGACGTGGCCTATGCCGAGGAATGGAAGTTCGACCACGGCATCATGGTGCCGCTGAACTTCCTGACCCCGAAGTACGACACCACCATCATCCCGGTCAACATCAACTGCCAGGGCCCGCCGCTCACGCCGCTGCACCGCGCCTGGGCCTTCGGCGAGGCGCTGCGCCGCGCCTGCGACCAGGCGCCCGAGCGCATCGCGCTGGTCGGCACCGGCGGCATCTCGCACTGGCCCTGCACGCCCGACTCGGGCAAGGTCAACGAGGCCTGGGACCGCGATTTCCTGGACCGCTGGTGCCGCAACGACCGCGCGGCCATGCTGGACTACACCGACGAGGCCACCTACCGCGAGGCCGGCCAGGGCGGCTTCGAGATCCGCACCTTCATCACCGTGGCGGCCGCCGCGCGAGGACGCGGCGAGGTGCTGCACTTCAAGCCGATCCCGATCTTCGCGGTGAGCTGCACGGCCGCGACCATGAGCGTGGAGTAGGCCCATGCCGCACCTGGTCATCCTCTACACCGGCAACCTCGAGCGCGAAACCGACATGACGGCGCTGTGCCGCAGCCTGGCCGACGCCATGCTCACGGTGCGCGACGAGGCCGGCAAGCAGGTCTTCCCCACCGGCGGCACGCGCGTGCTGGCCTACCCGGCCGCGCACCATGCCGTGGCCGACGGCCAGCGCGACTACGCCTTCGTCTACCTCAACCTGCGCATGGGTGCCGGCCGCTCGGCCGCCACGCACCAGCGTGCGGGCGACGCCGTGCTGGCGGCGGCCCGGGCGCATTTCGATCCGCTGATGGCGCAGCGCCTGGTCGGCATCACCGTGCAGGTGGACGAGAGCCCCGGCCAGGTCTACGACGCCAAGCACAGCAACATCCACCCGCTCTTCCAGAAGTGATCCCATGTTTCCCCAAGACCTGATCGACCGGCTCGCCGCCGAACTGCACCATAGCGAGAAGACCCGCGTGCAGGTGGAGCATTTCTCCAAGCGCTACCCCGGCATGAGCGTCGAGGACGGCTACGCGATCTCGCGCGCCTGGATGAAGCTCAAGCTCGCCGAGGGCCGCACCGTGCGCGGCCACAAGATCGGCCTGACCTCGCGCGCCATGCAGATCTCCAGCCAGATCGACGAACCCGACTACGGCACGCTGCTGGACGACATGTTCTTCGAGCCCGGCGACATCCCGATGGCGCGCTTCATCGCGCCGCGCGTGGAGGTCGAGCTGGCCTTCGTGCTCAGGAAGCGCATCAGCGGTACGAACGTAACCGTGGACGACGTGCTCGACGCCACCGAGTACGTGACGCCGGCGATCGAGATCATCGACTCGCGCATCGAGCAGTTCGACCGCCACACCAAGGCCATGCGCAAGGTCTACGACACCATCAGCGACAACGCCGCGAATGCGGCCATCGTGCTCGGCGGCCGGCAGGTCGCGCCGCGCGAGGTGGACCTGCCCTGGTGCGGCGCCATCCTGCGCCAGAACGGCGCGGTCGAGGAGACCGGCCTGGCCGCCGGCGTGCAGGGCCATCCCGCGATCGGCGTGGCCTGGCTGGCGATGAAGCTCGCGCCCTGGGGCGAATCCCTGGAGCCGGGCCAGGTGGTGCTGGCCGGCTCCTTCACGCGGCCGGTGGCGGCCAAGGCCGGCGATGTTTTCGACGCCGACTACGGCCCGCTGGGCCGCTTCGAGTTCCGCTTCGTCTGACCCTGTCCGGAGACCCGCCATGCAAACCCCCGCGAACCCCTTCAAGCAATCCCTGGCCGCGAAGCAGGCCCAGATCGGCCTGTGGCTGGGCCTGGCCGATGCCTACACGGCCGAGATCTGCGCCGGCGCCGGCTTCGACTGGCTGCTGGTCGACGGCGAGCACGCGCCCAACGGCCTCACCGACATCCTGGCGCAACTGCAGGCCATCGCCACCGTGCCCGGCACCCATGCCGTCGCGCGCGTGCCCATGGGCCACGGGCATGTGGGCCAGATGCTGATCAAGCAGTACCTGGACGTGGGCGCGCAGACCCTGCTGGTGCCGATGGTGGACACGGCCGAGCAGGCGGCCACGTTGGTGCAGTCCATGCGCTACCCGCAGGACGACGGCCGCGGCGGCGTGCGCGGCATGGCCGGCGCCCGCGCTTCGCGCTGGGGCCGCTACCCGGGCTATGCCAAGGAGGCCAACGCCCAGGTCTGCCTGCTGGTGCAGGTCGAGACCCGCCTGGGCCTGGACAACCTGGACGCCATTGCCGCCACCGAGGGCGTGGACGGCGTCTTCATCGGCCCGGCCGACCTGTCGGCCTCGATGGGCCATGTGGGCAACCCGGGCCACCCTGAGGTGCAGTCCGCCATCGAGGACGCCATCGCGCGCATCCTGAAGGCCGGCAAGGCGCCCGGCATCCTGAGCGCGGACGAGGCGCTGGCGCGGCGCTACCTCGAACTCGGCGCGCTGTTCGTGGCCGTGGGCCTGGACACCGGGCTGCTGGCGCGCGGCACCAGCGCGCTGGCCGCGAAGTTCAAGGCCGGGCTCGCGCCGGCCCCCACCACCACCGGCAAAGTCTACTGAGATGGCCGACGCGCCCGTGTGCCTGGTCACCGGCTCGGCCACCGGCATCGGGGCGGCCTGCGCGCGCGAGTTCGCGCGGCGCGGCTGGAACGTGGCCGTCACTTACCTGGGCGAGGCGCAGCGGGCCGACGCCGAGGCGGTGGCCGCCGACTGCGCGCAAGCGGGCGCGAGCGTGCTGCTGCAGCCGCTGGACGTGACGGACGACGCCAGCTGCACGCAGGCGGCCCAGGCCGCGCTGCAGCGCTTCTCGCGCCTGGACGCCCTGGTCAACTGCGCCGGCACGACACGCTTCGTCCCGCATGCCGACCTGGACGCGCTGGACGCCGGTGAATTCCACCGCACCTACGGCGTGAACGTGGTGGGCGTGCACCAGATGGTGCGCGCCTGCGCTGGCGCGCTGCGCGAGAGCGAGGCCGGCGCCGTGGTCAACATCTCGTCCATCGGCGGCGTGCTGGGCCGGGGCTCGTCGATGGCCTACGCGGCCTCCAAGGGCGCGCTCAACACGCTCACGCTGGCGCTGGCCCGCGCGCTGGCGCCCGCGGTCCGCGTCAACGCCATCGCGCCCGGCTTCGTGGAGGGCGGCCTGCCCAGCCGCGTGCTCGACGCGGCGAACCACGCGCAGGTGCTGGATGCGCAGACCCTGGCCTCGGTGCTGGCGCGCGTGTCGCAGCCCGAAGAAGTGGCGGCGCTCGCCTTCTTCATCGCCGCGCGCGCGCCGGGCATGACCGGCGAGGTGATCCAGCTCGACAACGGCCTGCACCTGAACGCCGGCTGATCCGCCCCCCCAAAAAGAGACCCACGGAAGACACACACCCATGACAGCCCCGAAGAAGTTCCGCTCGGCCACGATCTACGAGGGCACGATCCGCGCCACCACGCGCAGCTTCCTGCACGCGCTGGGCCAGGACGACGAGGACATCGCGCGGCCGCACATCGGCGTGTTCCACACCGGCGGCGAGATGAGCCCGTGCAACCTGAACCTGCGCGAGCAGGCCCAGCATGCCAAGACCGGCATCTACGCGGGCGGCGGCACGCCGCACGAATGCCCGGTGGTGTCGGTGAGCGACGGCCTCACCATGGCGCATTCGGGCATGCGCTTCTCGCTGATCTCGCGCGAGCTGATCGCCGACAGCGTGGAAGCCTCGGTGCGCGGCCACCAGTGGGACGGCATCTTCGGCATCGGCGCCTGCGACAAGAATCTTCCCGGCCTGATGATGGGCATGGTGCGCTGCAATGTGCCCAGCGTGTTCGTGCATGGCGGCTCGGCCCTGCCGGGGCAGATGCCGGGCCCCGACGGCCGCGACCTCAACGTGGTGGACACCTACGAGACCATCGGCAAGGTGCTGGCCGGCGATGCCACGCACGAGGAGCTCGACGCCATGAGCCACGCCTGCCTGCCCACCGCCGGCGCCTGCGCGGGCCAGTTCACGGCCAACACCATGGGCATGGTGTCGGAGGTGCTGGGCCTGGCGCCGATCGGCTCCAGCATGGTGCCGGCGGTGTTCAGCGAGCGAGCACCGCTGATGCGCCGCGCCGCCAGGCAGCTCATGAAGGCGGTCATGGGCGACAGCCCGCTGCCGCGCGACATCGTGACGCGCCAGGCCCTGGAGAACGCCTGCGCGGTGGTCAGCGCCACCGGCGGCTCGACCAACGCGGCGCTGCACATCCCGGCCATCGCGCACGAGGCCGGCATCCGGTTCCACCTCGACGACGTGGCCGAGGTGTTCGCCCGCACGCCGCTGATCGCCGACCTGCGCCCAGGCGGCAAGTACCTGGCGCGCGACATGTACTACATCGGCGGCGCCGGCGTGGTGATGCGCGAGCTGCTGGCGCAGGGCTTCCTGCACGGCGACGCGCTCACCTTCACCGGCCGCAGCCTGGCCGAAGAGCTGGCCGGCGCCAACGCGCCCGATGGCCGCGTGGTGCGCCCCGTGGCCGACGCGCTGAGCCGCGACGGCGGCCTGGCCGTGCTCAAGGGCAACCTCTGCCCCGACGGCGCCCTGCTCAAGACCGCGGGCCTGAAGACCCTGGTGCACCGCGGCCCGGCGCGGGTGTTCGAGTCGGAGGAGGAGGCGCAGGCGGCGGTGCAGAACCAGCGCTACCAGCGCGGCGACGTGATCGTGATCCGCAACGAAGGCCCCAAGGGCAGCCCCGGCATGCGCGAGATGCTGGGCATCACCGCGCTGCTCTACGGCCAGGGCATGGGCGATCAGGTGGCGCTGCTGACCGACGGCCGCTTTTCCGGCGCCACGCGCGGCCTGTGCATCGGCTACGCGGGGCCCGAGGCCGCCGACGGCGGGCCGATCGCGGCGCTGCGCGACGGCGACATCGTGAGCATCGACGCGCGCGCCGGCTCGCGCAGCATCACGGTGGAGCTGAGCGGCGAGGAGATCGCGCGCCGGCTCGCCGCGCGTGGGGTCTCCCCGGGTGTGCAGCACCGCGGCCTGCTGGAAAAATACGCGCTCACGGTTCGCCCCAGCCACCAGGGCGCCGTCACCCATTCGGGGGCGGTGACCTGGCTGCGCGACGAGTCCTGACCTTTCCCATCACAACCCCCAGGAGACACGACATGACGATTTCCCGCCGCCACCTGATCCAATCCACCGGCGCCGGCGCGCTGCTGGCCATGCTGGGCGAACGCGCCTTCGCGCAGGCCCAGATCGAGACGCTCAAGATCATCACGGGCTTTGCCGCGGGCGGCACCTCCGACACCACCTGCCGCCGCGTGGCCACCCGGCTGAGCCCCGACTACGCCAAGACCGCCGTGGTGGAGAACCGCACCGGCGCCGGCGGCCAGATCGCGATCCAGTACGTCAAGGGCGCGCCGGCCGACGGCGCCACGATGCTGCAGACGCCGACGTCCATGCTCACGATCTACCCGCACATCTACAAGAAGCTGCCCTACGATCCGCAGGCCGACCTGACGCCGGTGTCGCTGGGCTGCGTGTTCGACTTCGGCTTCGCGGTCGGCCCGGCCGTGCCGCTGGGCGTGAAGACCGTGCCCGACTTCCTGGCCTGGGCCAAGGCCAACCCGCTGGGCGCCAACTTCGGCTCGCCGGCCGCGGGCTCGACGCCGCACTTCGTCGGCGCGCTGCTCGGCAAGAGCGCGGGCATCGAGCTCAAGCACGCGGCCTACCGCGGCACGCAGCCAGCCATGCTGGACCTGCTGGGCGGCCAGATCTCGGCCGTCTCGGGGCCGATCGGCGACATCACGCAGCACCTGCCCACCGGCAAGGTGCGCATCCTGGGCGTCTCGGGCGCCAAGCGCAGCCGCTTCGCGCCCGACGTGCCCACGCTGACCGAGCAGGGCCTCAAGGACATGGCCTACAGCGAATGGTTCGCCTTCTTCCTGCCGCCCAAGGCGCCGCAGGACGTGGTGGCCCGCCTCAACGCCGGGCTCAAGAGCGCGCTGGCCTCCAAGGACGTGATCGACGGCCTCAACGGCTTCGGCCTGGAGGCCCTGTCGTCCACGCCGGCCGAGCTCAGCGCCCTGATCAAGAAAGACACGGCCATGTGGGCGCCCATCGTCAAATCGATCGGCTTCACCGCCGACGCCTGATGCGCCCCCACGCTCGTCACGCCGTGTACTTCGCGGCCCCCCGAGGGGGCCGCAGTCGCCTTGGGGCGGCCCGGCGGCGACTGAGCCCTTCCCTGTTTGTTTTTCCTGGAGACCGCCCGTGAACGCCACCCCCAAACCCTCCGCCGCCATGCACCCCGACGAGTGGCAGGCCCGCGTACAGCTCGCGGCCTGCTACCGCGTGTTCGCGATGCTGGGCTGGACCGAGATGATCTACAACCACATCACGGTGCGGTTGCCTGACAGCGCCACGGGCGGCGCCAAGCAGTTCCTGATCAACCCGTTCGGCCTGCACTACAGCGAGGTCACCGCGAGCAACCTGCTCAAGATCGACCTGCAGGGCAACAAGCTGGACGACAACCCCTGGCCGGTGAACCCGGCCGGCTTCACCGTGCACGCCGCGATCCACGACGGCCTGCCCGACGCGCATTGCGTGATGCACACCCACACCACGGCCGGCGTGGCCGTGGCCTGCACCCAGGGCGGGCTGGCGCAGAACAACTTCTACTCTGCCCAGCTCGACGACCTGGTGGCCTACCACGACTTCGAGGGCATCACCATCCACGCCGACGAGGCGCCGCGCCTGCTGAAGAACATCGGCGACAAGCCCGTGGTGATCCTGCGCAACCACGGCCTGCTGGCCTGGGCGCCCACCTTGCCGCTGGCCTTCGTGCGGCTGTGGACGCTGCAGCGCGCCTGCGAGATCCAGATGGCGCAGGCCGCGCTGGGCCCGGCCATCGCCGTGCCGCCGGCCGTGGCGCGCAAGACCACGCATGACTCGTTCCAGTTCGACGCCCAGTTCGGCGCCGGCCAGGATGTGTTTGACGCGCTGGTGCGGCAGGTCGACCGGATTGACGTCAGCTATCAAAACTAGAGCAAACTTTGACCACCCGACGCGGACATCAGGCCCAAATGACTGAGAAAACGATCTCCAAGGCATGTATCTACGGCGCCGGCGCCATCGGCGGCTGGATCGGCATGGCGCTGGCGTCCAGCGGCTGCAGCATCAGCGTGGTGGCACGCGGCGCCACGCTGGAAGCCCTGAAGGCCCATGGCCTGCGGCTGCAGAAAGGCGAGGCGACGACGTCCATTCCCGTGCAGGCCAGCGCCGACCCGGCCGAGCTGGGCGTGCAGGACCTCGTGGTGATTGCCGTCAAGGCGCCGGCCCTGCCCGAGGTGGCGCGCCGGATCGCGCCGCTGATCGGGCCGGACACCCTCGTGCTGACCGCGATGAACGGCGTGCCCTGGTGGTTCTTCGAGGGCTTCGGCGGCCGCTGGCAGGGCACGCGCCTGAAGGCGGTGGACCCCGAGGGCGCGATCGCGCAGGCCATCCCGGCACGCCACATCATCGGCTGCGTGGTGCATGCGAGCTGCTCGCTCAACGGCCCCGGCTTCGTGCGCCACCATTTCGGCAACCGCCTGATCCTGGGCGAGCCCTCGGGCGAGAAAACGGCGCGCGTGCAGGAACTGGCGGCGCTGCTCACGCAGGCCGGCCTCGAAGCGCCGGTGTCCGAGCAGATCCAGAAGGACGCCTGGTACAAGCTGTGGGGCAACATGACGGTCAACCCGGTCAGCGCGATGACCGGCGCCACCACCGACCTCATCCTCGACGACGAGCTGGTGCGCGGCTTCATCTCCAGCGTGATGCTGGAGGCGCGCGAGATCGGCGCGCGCATCGGCATCCCGATCGCCGACCAGCCCGAGGACCGCCACCAGGTCACGCGCAAGCTCGGCGCCTTCAAGTCCTCGATGCTGCAGGATGTGGAAGCCGGCAAGGCGGTGGAGCTCGACGCACTGGTCACCGTGGTGAAGGAACTGGGCACCCTGACCGGCGTGCCCACGCCCTTCACCGACGCGCTGCTGGGCCTGGCCCGGCTGCATGCGCGGGTGCACGGGCTGTACTGAGCGGCTGCCTGCTGGGTGGGGGTTCTCGCTGGCCTGCTTGGCTGGCGAGGGGCAGGCGAGGGGCCAGCGGCGCGGCGGCGATCTTGCGCTCGGTACGGCTCATGTCCTCCCCCCTTTGCTATCGTGTCGTGGTCTTCGCGCCATCCATCGTGTCCGTCGCCGGCCAGATGTGGCGCACCGCCTCCGAGAAGGTGCGGGCGGCAGGCGCATGGTGCTGCAACAGCCCAGCCACCATGACGAGCGCCAGCAGCGTCGCCGCCGCGAACGGCAGCGTGCCGCGCAGCAGCACGCGAGCCCAGCTCCCGATCACGTCCACGCGCCCCAGCCGCTTGACCAGCACCCCTGCGAACACCACTTCAAAAGCGGCTTCCAGCAGCAGCGCCGGACCACCGATCCATGCGAACGCAGCCGCCAGCAGCATGCCCAGCGCTACCGCCGCCAGCGCCAGCAGGCAGCCTTCTCCATCGCCGACCGGAAAATCCACATTCGCCCCCAGATCCGTCATGGCCTCGCCGGAGCCACGCTCCTGCCGCATGAAGTCCGACCAAACCCGGACACAGAGAAAGAACACCGGGTACGACAGCGCGAAGCTGATGGCATAGCGCAAGGGCATGTTGGCGACGTTCCATCGCACAAGCAGTGCGCTGATCAGCCAGCCGCTGGCCCAGGTCACACCGAAGATCAAGCCCGCATGCACGCCCACCCAGCGCCAGCGCAGCCGGCTTTCAATGAAGCGGCGCTTTTCGCGCACGTGGCGCAGCGCGTCCCAGTGGTCGCCGGCCACCCGCGGCTACTCCGCCACCACCACCGGCACGCGCGGCGCCAGCGCGCACATCAGTTCGTAGCCCACGGTGCCGGCGGTGGCGGCCACCTCGTCGATCGGCAGCACCGTGCCGTTGGCGGCGCGGCCCCACAGCGTGACCTCGCTGCCGAAGCCGGCCTCGGGCACCGGCGTGAGGTCCACCGCGATCATGTCCATGCTGACGCGGCCCACGGTGCGGGTGCGCACGCCGTCCACCAGCACCGGCGTGCCGGTGGGGCACAGGCGCGGGTAGCCGTCGGCATAGCCGCAGGCCACGGTGCCGATCCGGAGCGGCGCCTCGGCCGTAAAATTGGAGCCATATCCCACGGAGGTCCCCGCCAGCAGGTGCTGGACAGCTATGATTTTGCTAGCAAGCGTCATCGCCGGCTGCAGACCCCAGTGGGCCGCGGAATGCTCGGGAAAGTCGGGCGCGCTGCCGTACACCGCGATGCCGGGCCGCACCCAGTCGGCGCGCACGGCGGGATCGGCCGCGTGGCGCAGCGTGGCGGCGCTGTTGGACAGCGTGCGCTCGCCGGGCAGGTCCTGCGTGGCGGCCTGGAAGGCGGCGAGCTGCTGCGCGATGCCGCGCGGGCCGTCGGCGTCGCTGAAGTGCGTCATCAGCGAGATCTCGTCCACCTGCGGCAGTGCGTTCAGGCGGGTCCAGGCGGCGCGGTAGCGCTGCGGCGTGAAGCCCAACCGGTTCATGCCCGAGTTCATCTTGAGGAACACGCGGTGCGGCTGGTGCGTCTTGTGGGTGGCCAGCATGTCGATCTGCTCGTCGCAGTGCACGGTGTGCCACAGGCCCAGGCGCGAGCACAGCTCGAGGTCGCGCGGCTCGAACACGCCTTCGAGCAGCAGGACCGGGCCGCGCCATCCGAGGCGGCGCACGCGCTCGGCTTCGTCCAGGTCGATCAGCGCGAAACCGTCGGCGCCGCGCAGGCCTTCGTAGGCGCGCTCGATGCCGTGGCCATAGGCATTGGCCTTCACCACCGCCCACACTTTCGCATCGGGTGCGGCCTGCCGCGCACGCAGCAGGTTGTGGCTCAGGGACGAGGTGTGGATGGTGGCGAGAATGGGGCGTGGCATGGCGGCGGCAGGGAGTTCCGGCGGGGAGATGCAGCAGATTTTGGCACTGCGGGGCGTGATATAACCCCCTGTCGATTGGAGACAGTGACAAAATCAATTGGCATCAGCGCGACTGATGCCCAAGCAGCTATTTGATGAAGCGCGGTTTTTACACCATCATGTCAGCCCAGTTTTTCAGTTCACTGGCTGACAACGCTATTTTCGTGGCTGCCGTCGAACTGCTGCGCACCAATGGCTCTCCCGAGTGGCAGCGCGCGGCCCTGGTGCCGATGTTCGCGCTGTTCTATGTGATCCTCGCGCCCTGGCTGGGCGCGTTCGCCGATGCGCTGCCCAAGGGCCGGGTGATGTTCATCAGCAACGCGATCAAGGTGGTGGGCTGCCTGCTGATGCTGTTCGGCCTGCACCCGCTCTTGGCCTATGCCGTGATCGGGCTCGGGGCCGCGGCCTACTCGCCGGCCAAGTACGGCATCCTCACCGAGCTGCTGCCGGCCTCGCAGCTGGTCAAGGCCAACGGCTGGATCGAGGGGCTGACAATCGCCTCCATCATCCTGGGCGTGCTGCTGGGCGGCCAGCTGGTCGGGCACCACATGTCGAGCATGCTGCTGTCGTTCGACTTCCCCTTCATCGACACCGGCATCGACACGCCGCCCGAAGCCGCCATCCTGGTGCTGGTGTTCGTGTTCCTGGTCGCGGCCTGGTTCAACACGCGCATCCCGCACACCGGGGTGGAGATGCGCCCGCTGCCGCGCAACCCGCTGGATCTGCTGCCGGACTTCTGGAGCTGCAACTCGCGCCTGTGGCGCGACAAGCTGGGCCAGATCTCGCTGTCCACCACCACGCTGTTCTGGGGCGCGGGCGGCAACCTCAAGTTCATCGTGCTGGCCTGGGCCGCCGTGGCCCTGGGCTACAACACCACGCAGGCCTCCGCGCTGACCGGCGTGGTAGCCATCGGCACGGCGGTGGGCGCCATCGTGGCCTCCATGCGCATGCGGCTGGACATGGCGACGCGCGTGATTCCCATGGGCATCTCGATGGGCCTGCTGCTGGTGCTGATGAACTTCATCCACAACGTGTGGCTGGCCGTGCCTTTCCTGATCCTGCTGGGCGGCCTGGGCGGCTTCCTCGTGGTGCCGATGAATGCGCTGCTGCAGCACCGCGGCCACAACCTGATGGGCGCCGGCCGCTCGATCGCGGTGCAGAACTTCAACGAGCAGGCCTGCATCCTGGGCCTGGGCGCGTTCTACAGCCTGTCGATCAAGCTGGGCCTGTCGGTGTTCGGCGCGATCACCGCGTTCGGCGTGGTGGTGGCGGGCGTGATGTGGCTGATCAAGAACTGGCACGACAACAACTGCGTGCGGTACCGCGAGGAGGTCGACCACCTGCTCGACATCGCGCGGCACGATAATATGCACGGCTGATCCAGGGGCCCTGCGGGCTGCGCCCGCTCCCTGTTTCCAGATGCCCGCTTCCTCTGCGCCCCGGCCCCCTTTCCCGCCGCGGCGCCCGCCCCCACCATGAACCCCCTGCTGCCCGCCCTCGCCCTCCTGTTCAACGCCTTCGTCTGGGGCATTTCGTGGTGGCCGTTTCGCCTGCTGGAAAGCCATGGCCTGCATCCGCTGTGGGCCACGGCCATCATCTATGTGTTCTCGCTGGCCTGCGTGCTGGCGCTGCGCCCGAACGCCTGGCGCGGCTTCGCGGGGCACCCGGCGCTGTGGCTGCTGGCGCTCTCCTCGGGCATCACCAACATGGGCTTCAACTGGGCCGTGACGGTGGGCGACGTGGTGCGCGTGGTGCTGCTGTTCTACCTGATGCCGGCCTGGACCGTGCTGCTGGCCTGGCTGGTGCTGGGCGAGAAGCCGGCCCCGGCCTCGCTGCTGCGCATGGCCCTGGCGCTGGCGGGCGTGGTGATCGTGCTCAGGACCGAGCACTCGGCCTGGCCGGTGCCCGAGGGCTATGCCGACTGGCTGGCGCTGCTGGGCGGCTTCAGCTTCGCGCTGACCAACATTCTGCTGCGCCGGCTGCACCGCGCGCCGCCCGAGTCGCGCGTGGTGGCGATGTTCAGCGGCGGCACGCTGACGGCCTGCGGCGCCGCGCTGATCGGCATGACGCAGGGCCTGGTGAGCGCGCCGCCGGCGCCCGCCACGGCCTGGCTGCTGGTGGCGGGGCTGCTGAGCCTGGGCTTCCTGGCCGGCAACATCGCGCTGCAGTTCGGCGCCTCGCGCCTGAACGCGCACACCACGGCGCTGGTGATGCTGTCCGAGGTGGTGTTCGCCAGCGTGTCGGCCGTGGTGCTGGGCGCGGCCGAGCTGCCGGGGCGCATTCTGGTGGGCGGCTCGCTGATCCTGCTGGCGGCGCTGTGGTCCGCGCTGTCGCCAAGCCCGGCCGAGGCCCCGCTCAGCGCGGCTTCCTGAGGGCGTCGGGGTTGGGAATACTGGTGCCCAGGTCGGTGTGCTGGAAGCCGCGCTGGATCTGGGTGTCGTACCGGCTCAGGATGCCCACCAGATCGCTTTCGTCCAGCGGCTTGACGAGGTAGGCGTCGCAGCCGGCCAGCGAGCCCTTGATCTTGTCGATGGCGCCGCCGCGGCTGGTCAGCAGCACGACCACGGGCGGCTTGCCGTCGGGGTAGCTGCGCTGCTTGATGGCGCGGCAGGTCTGGTAGCCGTCCATGCCCGTCATCACCACGTCGAGAAAAACGAAGCGGTAGGGCCGCGCGGCCAGCCGCTCCAGCGCCTGTTCGCCGCTGTGCACCATCTCGGCCTTGAAGCCGAAGCGGCGCAGGCTGTTCTGCATGAAGCGCAGGGCGGTGTCGCTGTCGTCCACCACCAGGATGCCGTCGTCGTCGGGCTGCGGGCGCGCCGCGGGCGGCTGCCGGTCGGTCGGCGCAAAGGGCCGGGTGTCGGCGAAGCCGGGCACCAGGGCGGACGGCGCCGCGGCGGCGCGCGGCACCAGCATCTGGTCGATGGCCGTGAGCAGGCTCATGAGCTTGATCGGGCGCGGCTGGCGCGGCCAGCCGCTGCCGCCGTCCGACGCGCCGACCAGCAGCACATGCTGCGCCGGCGGCTTTGCGAGCAGCCCCTGCAGGACGGCCGCGTCATCGGCATTGGCGATGAGGAGCACCGCCTGCGCCGCGTCGTCGACGATCTGGTAGCCGTTCTGGCGCCGGGCGGCCAGCCGGAAGAAGGATTCGAAGGTCGTCCGCTCGAAGGCCGAGAAACCCAGCAGGGCAATGGGATACGGTGTGTTCATGGTGTGGTGGCGCTTGCTGTCCCTCTTCCTCTTGTTCGCCCCGCGTTGGGCATCCCCCTCTGCTTGCCGCAGCTTCCCGATTATGGCGAAAATGGCCTGAGGCCCAGTGTGGTGCCGCCCTTCTTCCGGAGCCCTTCATGTCCAGCATCTACGATTTCGACGCCCTGCAGATCAACGGCAAGACCGTGCGGCTCAAAAAATACCAGGGCAAGGTGCTGCTGGTGGTGAACACCGCCAGCGCCTGCGGCTTCACGCCGCAGTTCGGCGGGCTGGAAGAGCTGCACCAGACCTATGGCGGCCAGGGCCTGGTGGTGCTGGGCTTTCCCTGCAACCAGTTCGGCGCG
It encodes the following:
- a CDS encoding extradiol ring-cleavage dioxygenase, whose amino-acid sequence is MSLVFAGVCSHAPGITGRAHLADPAVKDEFHAQFHRFGEALRATKPDAVIIVAAEHFANFFMNNMPAYAIGMADHYEGPIEDPQWLGIQKTRVPGNAALSQRLIREVMQTVDVAYAEEWKFDHGIMVPLNFLTPKYDTTIIPVNINCQGPPLTPLHRAWAFGEALRRACDQAPERIALVGTGGISHWPCTPDSGKVNEAWDRDFLDRWCRNDRAAMLDYTDEATYREAGQGGFEIRTFITVAAAARGRGEVLHFKPIPIFAVSCTAATMSVE
- a CDS encoding 5-carboxymethyl-2-hydroxymuconate Delta-isomerase; amino-acid sequence: MPHLVILYTGNLERETDMTALCRSLADAMLTVRDEAGKQVFPTGGTRVLAYPAAHHAVADGQRDYAFVYLNLRMGAGRSAATHQRAGDAVLAAARAHFDPLMAQRLVGITVQVDESPGQVYDAKHSNIHPLFQK
- the hpaH gene encoding 2-oxo-hept-4-ene-1,7-dioate hydratase encodes the protein MFPQDLIDRLAAELHHSEKTRVQVEHFSKRYPGMSVEDGYAISRAWMKLKLAEGRTVRGHKIGLTSRAMQISSQIDEPDYGTLLDDMFFEPGDIPMARFIAPRVEVELAFVLRKRISGTNVTVDDVLDATEYVTPAIEIIDSRIEQFDRHTKAMRKVYDTISDNAANAAIVLGGRQVAPREVDLPWCGAILRQNGAVEETGLAAGVQGHPAIGVAWLAMKLAPWGESLEPGQVVLAGSFTRPVAAKAGDVFDADYGPLGRFEFRFV
- a CDS encoding aldolase/citrate lyase family protein: MQTPANPFKQSLAAKQAQIGLWLGLADAYTAEICAGAGFDWLLVDGEHAPNGLTDILAQLQAIATVPGTHAVARVPMGHGHVGQMLIKQYLDVGAQTLLVPMVDTAEQAATLVQSMRYPQDDGRGGVRGMAGARASRWGRYPGYAKEANAQVCLLVQVETRLGLDNLDAIAATEGVDGVFIGPADLSASMGHVGNPGHPEVQSAIEDAIARILKAGKAPGILSADEALARRYLELGALFVAVGLDTGLLARGTSALAAKFKAGLAPAPTTTGKVY
- a CDS encoding SDR family NAD(P)-dependent oxidoreductase; protein product: MADAPVCLVTGSATGIGAACAREFARRGWNVAVTYLGEAQRADAEAVAADCAQAGASVLLQPLDVTDDASCTQAAQAALQRFSRLDALVNCAGTTRFVPHADLDALDAGEFHRTYGVNVVGVHQMVRACAGALRESEAGAVVNISSIGGVLGRGSSMAYAASKGALNTLTLALARALAPAVRVNAIAPGFVEGGLPSRVLDAANHAQVLDAQTLASVLARVSQPEEVAALAFFIAARAPGMTGEVIQLDNGLHLNAG
- the ilvD gene encoding dihydroxy-acid dehydratase yields the protein MTAPKKFRSATIYEGTIRATTRSFLHALGQDDEDIARPHIGVFHTGGEMSPCNLNLREQAQHAKTGIYAGGGTPHECPVVSVSDGLTMAHSGMRFSLISRELIADSVEASVRGHQWDGIFGIGACDKNLPGLMMGMVRCNVPSVFVHGGSALPGQMPGPDGRDLNVVDTYETIGKVLAGDATHEELDAMSHACLPTAGACAGQFTANTMGMVSEVLGLAPIGSSMVPAVFSERAPLMRRAARQLMKAVMGDSPLPRDIVTRQALENACAVVSATGGSTNAALHIPAIAHEAGIRFHLDDVAEVFARTPLIADLRPGGKYLARDMYYIGGAGVVMRELLAQGFLHGDALTFTGRSLAEELAGANAPDGRVVRPVADALSRDGGLAVLKGNLCPDGALLKTAGLKTLVHRGPARVFESEEEAQAAVQNQRYQRGDVIVIRNEGPKGSPGMREMLGITALLYGQGMGDQVALLTDGRFSGATRGLCIGYAGPEAADGGPIAALRDGDIVSIDARAGSRSITVELSGEEIARRLAARGVSPGVQHRGLLEKYALTVRPSHQGAVTHSGAVTWLRDES